From the genome of Mesorhizobium japonicum MAFF 303099, one region includes:
- a CDS encoding pilus assembly protein — MRNYRGLVHAVGGFARHSGGNFAILFGFAASVLALAAGFSVDISQLYNAKSGLQGVVDAAVTSTARDLTTGVIKEADASKAVQNFLVANSMAGILQPDQIVLDRLVVDRTANTVQADAHVDVALFFPVFGMGNTQRVTASTTSLYSDKTIEVAMMLDVTGSMAANWWAKTDKIGDLQAAASTAVENLLDNNIDPNNPRVRVAIVPYAEAVNTGGLADSVFVEQAGGSNLPPPVPSAGAPIPVGSSVTLRPDKCATERKDKDGYADYSSDGPSELRRNNQNQEYLAKVNRDDRMGTCPKPELIPLTADKQKLLDTIADFKAAGVTAGGIAVQWGYYMLSPSWRSTIVNARLGSGPANFDNRKVGKVAILMTDGQFNTAFAAGRGAPRSQNAGQMSRSNAESICDNMKRDGIEIFTIGFDLDDPSMTSTERDQAKSVLQDCSTADTSTLKHYYEAATGPELDEAFNAIVQNIERLTIAK; from the coding sequence ATGCGAAATTACAGGGGTCTTGTTCACGCGGTCGGCGGGTTCGCCAGACACAGCGGTGGAAATTTCGCAATCCTGTTCGGCTTTGCTGCCTCGGTCTTGGCGCTGGCCGCCGGCTTCTCGGTCGACATCTCGCAGCTCTACAACGCCAAATCGGGCCTGCAAGGCGTGGTCGACGCCGCGGTGACATCGACGGCGCGCGACCTGACGACCGGGGTCATCAAGGAAGCCGACGCCAGCAAGGCGGTGCAGAACTTTCTGGTGGCCAACAGCATGGCGGGCATTCTGCAGCCCGACCAGATCGTGCTCGACAGACTGGTCGTCGACAGGACCGCCAACACGGTGCAGGCGGACGCCCATGTCGATGTCGCCCTGTTCTTCCCGGTTTTCGGCATGGGCAATACGCAACGCGTCACCGCGTCGACGACATCGCTTTATTCGGACAAGACCATCGAAGTGGCGATGATGCTCGATGTGACCGGATCGATGGCCGCCAACTGGTGGGCAAAGACCGACAAGATCGGCGACTTGCAGGCCGCCGCTTCAACGGCCGTCGAAAATCTGCTGGACAACAACATCGACCCGAACAATCCGCGCGTGCGCGTGGCGATAGTTCCCTATGCCGAAGCGGTGAATACGGGCGGCCTCGCCGACAGCGTTTTCGTCGAGCAGGCAGGGGGCTCGAACCTGCCACCACCAGTGCCATCGGCGGGTGCACCGATCCCGGTTGGCTCATCCGTGACCCTGCGGCCCGACAAATGCGCCACCGAGCGCAAGGACAAGGACGGCTATGCCGATTACTCGTCCGACGGGCCGTCCGAGTTGCGCAGGAACAATCAGAACCAGGAGTATCTCGCCAAGGTCAACCGCGATGATCGCATGGGTACCTGCCCGAAGCCGGAGCTTATTCCGCTGACAGCCGACAAACAGAAATTGCTCGACACGATTGCTGATTTCAAGGCGGCAGGCGTGACCGCCGGCGGCATCGCTGTGCAGTGGGGCTATTACATGCTCTCGCCGTCCTGGCGCTCGACCATTGTCAACGCCCGGCTGGGCAGTGGTCCTGCCAATTTCGACAACAGAAAAGTCGGCAAGGTCGCGATCCTGATGACGGACGGCCAGTTCAACACGGCGTTCGCCGCCGGGCGCGGCGCGCCCAGATCGCAAAATGCCGGCCAGATGTCGCGAAGCAATGCCGAAAGCATTTGCGACAACATGAAGCGCGACGGCATCGAGATCTTCACCATAGGCTTCGACCTCGACGATCCGTCGATGACATCGACCGAGCGGGATCAGGCAAAGAGCGTGCTCCAGGACTGCTCCACGGCCGATACGTCCACCCTGAAGCATTATTACGAGGCGGCTACGGGTCCCGAACTGGACGAAGCATTCAATGCCATCGTGCAGAACATCGAGCGGCTGACGATCGCCAAGTGA
- the htpX gene encoding zinc metalloprotease HtpX produces the protein MNTLRTAMLLAAMTALFMGVGFLIGGSGGMMIALLIAAGTNLFSYWNADKMVLSMNRAVEVDEKNAPEYYAIVQALAKQAGLPMPRTYLIDNPQPNAFATGRNPQNAAVAASTGLLQRLTHEEVAAVMAHELAHVQHRDTLTMTIVATFAGAISMLGNFAFFLGGNRDNNPFGFVGVLAAMIVAPFAAMIVQMAVSRTREYEADRRGAEICGHPLWLASALDKIARGAERIPNPDAERNPAMAHLFIINPLHGERMDNLFSTHPSTDNRIAALQEMAQQMAGGTQAAPRPTPRQAGEQQPSGPWGQAPQAEQPAEPERPKANPWGRNPTGPKGRWS, from the coding sequence ATGAACACTCTTCGCACCGCCATGCTTCTAGCCGCGATGACGGCGCTGTTCATGGGCGTCGGCTTCCTGATCGGCGGTTCGGGCGGCATGATGATCGCGCTGCTGATCGCCGCCGGCACCAATCTGTTCAGCTACTGGAACGCCGACAAGATGGTGCTGTCGATGAACCGCGCCGTCGAGGTCGACGAGAAGAATGCGCCGGAATATTACGCCATCGTCCAGGCGCTGGCCAAGCAGGCCGGGCTGCCGATGCCCAGGACCTATCTGATCGACAATCCGCAGCCCAATGCCTTCGCCACCGGCCGCAATCCGCAGAACGCGGCGGTCGCCGCCTCCACCGGCCTGTTGCAGCGGCTGACCCATGAAGAGGTCGCGGCTGTCATGGCGCACGAACTCGCGCACGTCCAGCACCGCGACACGCTGACCATGACCATCGTCGCCACCTTTGCCGGTGCCATCTCGATGCTGGGCAATTTCGCTTTTTTCCTCGGCGGCAACCGCGACAACAACCCGTTCGGCTTTGTCGGCGTGTTGGCGGCGATGATCGTGGCGCCCTTTGCCGCGATGATCGTGCAGATGGCGGTCAGCCGCACCCGCGAATACGAGGCCGACCGGCGCGGCGCCGAAATCTGTGGACACCCGCTCTGGCTGGCATCGGCGCTTGACAAGATCGCCCGCGGCGCCGAACGCATTCCCAACCCCGATGCGGAGCGCAATCCGGCGATGGCGCATCTCTTCATCATCAATCCTCTGCACGGCGAGCGCATGGACAATCTGTTCTCCACCCACCCCAGCACCGACAACCGCATCGCCGCGTTGCAGGAGATGGCACAGCAGATGGCGGGCGGCACCCAAGCCGCCCCGCGCCCGACACCTAGGCAGGCCGGGGAACAACAGCCGTCCGGCCCGTGGGGCCAGGCCCCTCAAGCAGAACAGCCGGCGGAGCCGGAAAGGCCGAAGGCCAACCCATGGGGACGCAATCCGACCGGGCCCAAAGGCCGATGGTCGTGA
- a CDS encoding SAM-dependent methyltransferase produces MDATDKAARIVRTVVETLKPGFAVKLWTGERIGPTTGPLLTINDPDIVWQMVRRPTFSTLIEMWISKAVDVEDGSLFDFYALPSQGKLRSKLKTLPKLAILRDLPAVLFSRKQMTARTDLSGRNPFVSGSSQEAIQHHYDISNAFYRLFLDERMVYSCGYFKDFANGIDEAQADKLDHICRKLRLKPGERLLDIGCGWGAMLIHAAKNYGVTGHGVSLSEAQTKLARERIRAEGLEDKITIEIKSYAELTGTFDKISSIGMFEHLGLANHAAYFSTVHRLLKPGGIYLHHAITRRSKGDIKKTLRKGPEYKALIKYIFPGGELDTIGMTLGNLEAHGFLVADVENLREHYARTCRLWAERLQARFDEAIAEVGEAKARLWLLYLTGCSITFDRGSAQIFQTVVTRRARGPSGLPPTRADLYR; encoded by the coding sequence ATGGACGCCACCGATAAGGCCGCGCGGATCGTTCGAACGGTTGTTGAAACGCTGAAGCCGGGCTTTGCCGTCAAGCTGTGGACCGGGGAACGGATCGGTCCCACCACCGGCCCGCTGCTCACCATCAACGACCCGGACATTGTCTGGCAGATGGTTCGCCGCCCCACCTTCTCGACGCTGATCGAGATGTGGATTTCCAAGGCAGTCGACGTCGAAGACGGATCGCTGTTTGATTTCTACGCCCTGCCTTCGCAAGGCAAACTCAGGTCGAAACTCAAGACATTGCCAAAGCTGGCGATCCTACGTGATCTGCCAGCCGTGCTGTTTTCGAGGAAACAGATGACGGCGCGGACTGATCTTTCGGGGCGCAATCCGTTCGTCAGCGGTTCGAGCCAGGAAGCGATCCAGCATCACTACGACATCTCGAATGCCTTTTATCGGCTCTTTCTCGACGAACGCATGGTCTACAGCTGCGGTTACTTCAAGGATTTCGCTAACGGCATCGATGAGGCCCAGGCCGACAAGCTCGACCATATCTGCCGCAAGCTGCGGCTGAAGCCCGGCGAAAGACTGCTCGACATCGGCTGTGGCTGGGGAGCGATGCTGATCCATGCCGCGAAAAATTATGGCGTCACCGGCCACGGCGTCTCGCTGTCGGAAGCCCAGACGAAGCTCGCTCGTGAGCGCATTCGCGCCGAGGGGCTGGAGGACAAGATCACCATCGAGATAAAATCCTATGCCGAACTCACTGGTACCTTCGACAAGATATCGTCGATCGGCATGTTCGAACATCTGGGGCTCGCCAACCACGCCGCCTACTTCTCCACCGTCCATCGGCTGCTGAAGCCGGGCGGCATCTATCTGCATCACGCCATCACCAGGCGCAGCAAGGGCGACATCAAGAAGACCCTGCGCAAGGGACCGGAATACAAGGCGCTGATCAAATACATCTTCCCCGGCGGGGAACTCGACACGATCGGCATGACGCTCGGCAATCTCGAGGCACATGGCTTCCTCGTCGCCGACGTCGAGAATTTGCGCGAGCACTATGCCCGCACCTGCAGGCTGTGGGCCGAACGCCTGCAGGCCCGCTTCGACGAGGCGATCGCCGAGGTCGGCGAGGCCAAGGCACGGCTTTGGCTGCTTTATCTCACCGGCTGTTCGATCACCTTCGATCGCGGCTCGGCGCAGATTTTCCAGACAGTCGTCACCAGGCGCGCGCGGGGGCCGAGCGGATTGCCGCCGACACGGGCCGACCTTTATCGGTAG
- a CDS encoding HAD-IA family hydrolase, with the protein MFAGRKFAAFLFDMDGTLINSIASAERVWSDWARRHGLDVASFLPTIHGVRAIETITNLALPGVDPAHEADLLLKAEAADLDGIVPIAGAVAFLKALPGESWAIVTSAPRSLALARMEAAGIPVPAVIVAAEDVSRGKPAPDCFRLGAQRLGVDARDCLVFEDAPAGIAAAEAAQASVMVISATHSHPLPTQHAAIAGYDGVGITIDERGWLALEAQRDAA; encoded by the coding sequence ATGTTTGCTGGCAGAAAATTCGCGGCCTTCCTTTTCGACATGGACGGCACGCTGATCAATTCCATCGCCTCGGCGGAGCGGGTGTGGAGCGATTGGGCGCGCCGCCATGGCCTCGACGTCGCTTCCTTCCTGCCGACGATCCACGGCGTGCGGGCGATCGAGACCATCACCAACCTTGCCCTTCCAGGCGTCGACCCGGCGCATGAGGCCGACCTGCTGCTGAAAGCCGAGGCCGCCGATCTGGATGGCATTGTCCCGATCGCCGGCGCCGTGGCATTTCTCAAGGCGCTGCCGGGCGAAAGCTGGGCGATCGTCACCTCGGCGCCGCGCTCCCTGGCGCTTGCGCGCATGGAGGCTGCCGGCATTCCTGTCCCCGCGGTCATCGTTGCGGCTGAAGACGTCTCGCGTGGCAAGCCGGCCCCTGACTGTTTCCGGCTTGGCGCACAACGGCTCGGCGTCGATGCGCGCGACTGCCTGGTGTTCGAGGATGCTCCGGCCGGCATCGCGGCGGCCGAGGCCGCGCAGGCTTCGGTCATGGTGATCAGCGCCACACATTCGCACCCGCTGCCGACGCAGCATGCCGCGATCGCTGGCTATGACGGCGTCGGCATCACCATCGACGAGCGCGGCTGGCTGGCGCTCGAGGCCCAGCGCGACGCTGCTTGA
- a CDS encoding DUF1674 domain-containing protein, which yields MTDETSKTPAETDGDASPKDLTPAARRALAEAEARRAAYREKEAALPKEVGGRGGKEPGRYGDWEVKGLTSDF from the coding sequence ATGACCGACGAAACCAGTAAAACGCCCGCTGAAACCGATGGCGATGCCTCGCCGAAGGATCTGACGCCCGCCGCGCGACGCGCGCTGGCCGAGGCCGAGGCCCGGCGCGCCGCGTATCGCGAAAAGGAAGCCGCCCTGCCGAAGGAAGTCGGCGGCCGTGGCGGCAAGGAACCCGGCCGCTACGGCGACTGGGAAGTCAAAGGCCTGACCAGCGACTTCTAG
- a CDS encoding transglutaminase-like domain-containing protein, with product MLIRLGYEIAIECAEATPVISLLEIHKDRQADIKRQTRVLTSPSVPTKLYHDLHGNGCRRFTAPAGTFRILYDAVIEDSGETDEVNTLAREVPVAELPDEVLFYLLGSRYCETDHLSSLAWQLFGHLPSGWARVQAIVDYVHNRLSFGYGYARSTRTAAQAHEERVGVCRDFAHLAITLCRCMNIPARYVNGYLGDIGVPIDPAPMDFSAWMEVFLDGKWYTFDPRHNQPRTGRIVIARGRDATDVPLLHSFGPHRLCLFKVWTYEQEGRSFNPPHRGIDRTVSAQMLA from the coding sequence ATGCTGATCCGGCTCGGCTACGAAATCGCCATTGAATGCGCCGAGGCCACTCCGGTGATTTCGCTGCTTGAGATCCACAAGGACAGGCAAGCCGACATCAAGCGGCAGACGCGTGTCCTGACTTCGCCTTCGGTACCGACCAAGCTCTACCATGACCTGCATGGCAATGGCTGCCGCCGCTTCACCGCACCGGCCGGCACCTTTCGCATCCTCTACGACGCAGTAATCGAAGACAGTGGCGAGACGGACGAGGTCAACACGCTGGCCCGGGAAGTGCCGGTGGCCGAATTGCCCGACGAGGTGCTCTTCTATCTCCTCGGCAGCCGCTATTGCGAGACCGATCACCTCAGCAGTCTCGCCTGGCAGCTCTTTGGCCATCTTCCCTCCGGCTGGGCGCGGGTGCAGGCGATCGTCGACTATGTCCACAACCGCCTGTCGTTCGGTTACGGCTATGCGCGATCGACCCGCACGGCGGCACAGGCGCATGAGGAGCGGGTCGGCGTCTGCCGCGACTTCGCCCATCTGGCGATCACGCTCTGCCGCTGCATGAACATTCCGGCGCGCTATGTGAACGGCTATCTCGGCGATATCGGCGTGCCGATCGATCCGGCGCCGATGGATTTCTCGGCCTGGATGGAAGTGTTCCTCGACGGCAAATGGTACACGTTCGATCCACGCCATAACCAGCCCAGGACCGGCCGGATCGTCATCGCGCGCGGCCGCGACGCCACCGACGTGCCCTTGCTGCACAGTTTTGGTCCACACCGGCTCTGCCTGTTCAAGGTGTGGACCTATGAGCAGGAGGGCAGATCGTTCAATCCGCCCCATCGCGGCATCGACAGGACGGTCAGCGCACAGATGCTGGCGTAG